The sequence GGACTAACCTTGTGAGACAAAGACCGAACAGAAATCACAGAAAGAAAGACAAGTAACGGTGATCTTCGAGAACAGAATGTCACACTCGACTTCAAAACGTGCAAGAAGCAGACGACTAATAGGAAAATATAGTGACAGCGAGAAATAAAGGCGAGGACGTTGCCAGATTGCAATAAATCGGCTCAAAGACAGAATTTCGCCGGAACATACTCCCCCGAATCGAGGTGTAGTGTAACATCGATGAGCAAATCAAGgcgaaatagaaaaataatgtCTTAGATGATTACAATGGGTAACTGAGATTTTAATGATTTGAATAGACTTGATGTAAATGAAAATCTTCAACTGCAGAGGAATTCTTCAGCGCATATTCTAGAAGATACAGGTGATGTGTGGCCCTCTTACGACTGACTGGATGAACTCGGATGAATTTGGAATCCAGTCTTGGAGGTGCAGGTTGACATCGGACAGCATTCTCTTGACGCAATCCTCGGCACTGAACTTCCGGGTTCCACCATCTAAAATCGAGACGGTCTTTCGATGATCTTCGGACATTCCCGTGACTTGGTATTCGGTGTCAAAATTATCTGTTTCTCGGGACTGATTCATCGCGTCGGCAGGCTGGACCAATCGGGTTGATCTGATGATTGTGTTGGCTCTGACAGCTGTGACTCGGGGGAGAAGACCATTACCGATCAAAATGTCTACCATACCACAGGTCGTTGATACTGATAGATTGGGATGATCCTTCCAACGTTCCTTCGGAACTGGCCAATCGGTGATGGATGTATCGGTGGTCACCGTTGGCAGAGTTGAGCAGACAATGGATGTGGTAGGATGAACTGAGCCTCCCATACTGAAACTGCTTCGCTGCAAGGGGTAGTCTATGACGTTTCTAACTCTGATGACATTAAGGATAGGAGACGAACTGGAAAGAATAAGATGATCATCACAAAGTTTCAAGAGGCTGGGGAATCCTTGCTGCATTAACGTAGAGTTGCTTCCCATCTCCACTCGTTGATGACCTTTGTTGTCGATGAGTAGAGTAGCTGGATATATCACGATGGAGGCGTGGGAATTGACTCGCTTGACGTCAGGTAGTAGCGCGTGGCAGAATAAGGCGCGGCCGGATTGACTGCAGGGCTTCCGTAGATGACAGACACGAATCGACTGACTTGGTTTCGGATTACCGAAACACAGCCGATGCTTTACACGAAAGCTGACACGTTCTCCTGCAGAAGATGATTTGAAAGCTCCATGGCTCTCCAGGCTTTGCTCCCCTTCACACTTGAAACAGAACGGGTGTGAAGCGGATTTCCATGAAATGTGCGATATTGACGAGTGTTTGGAAGAGACTTGATTGACACGAGCAGCAAAACATACGCTGGCTTTCTGAATTGGTGGTGTCGGTTCAGCCGCTAATCTTGAAAATGGTTGAAATTGACCTCCGTTGCTGACTGAAGAGAGTTTGTCGAGATCGGAATCGACTGTCTGCAATTTCTGTAAAGCAACTTCTGCTTTTCTTCTGGACTGTTCTGCTTGTGTGCGGGTCTGTTGCGCCCCacggatttcttcttccgatgcTCTTACTGCACGTTTCGAATCTTGCTTGATACTGTCATTGACTCCAGAAGGGGCTTCCCCAGCTCTGGACTTCAGGTGTTCTTCGGCTTCGGCAACCGCTTCACCAACCTGTTGAACATACGACCGATGCCTCTCCTCTTGCCTGTCTTTCTCACTTGCATCTTCTACTGTTAGCAAGAAGGTATGCAAGAGTGTAGATGTCGTTGCTAAATCCTGGAGGTGTTTTACTAGACCGGTTATACCTCCCCGTGATCCGCACTGATCGATGTTGGTTCGGATCTGACGAATCGTTGAGGTGATCTGACTGCGAACGCTTATCCTCCTTCTCTTCGTGAGCTCGACATCTCCAGCAGATTGATTAACCTTtcggccttcttcttcttcttggctggATCTAAAACCGGGACTAGGCATGGCTGATTGGGCTTAGAGTGATTGAATTGGCTGAAAAGAATAAGGCATGTGACTGAAATCAAAACACAAATCACGCTGACGGAAGAATGGGATAATAGACTGGTGATATTGACagaagaataataatagaCTGATAATCTAGTGAAATTGTTCGCGAGTCAAGATGCAGTAGAGTAGGCGAGAGGACGAGTCAGACTGCGATTGACTAGAGGAATGGAACGGCTAAAATGAAGCTCGAGCTGCGCTGACGGAAGTAAAAGTAGTAGAGCTGACGAAGCGAGACGAAACTTGAAAGAGCTTCACTGCAGATGACTAGAAGGGTAGACGACCGGATGAGTCAGCTGCATTGGTTCAATATTGACGAGCTGAATGCCTTGACTAGAAGAGTAGACGAGTCGAAAGGCAAGTGGTTTACTGATGAACCAGGAggctgaaaaatgaagaactgGACTGCGGATGACCAGAAGTGTAGACTAGTCAAGCAGGTGATGGACTGAATGCCTTTGACTGGAAGAGTAAAAGGGTAGACGAGTCGAAAGGCAAGTCGTTCAATATTGATGAGCCGAATAGAGATGAACTGCAGATGACTAGAGGCGTAGACGGCTGGATGAGTCAACTGTAATTTTATAATACTGGTGTCATGCTGAATAGAATGCTTCGACTAGGAGAGTAGACGAGCCGAAAGCAAATGTTTCAATATCGGCGAGCTGAATGCCTTGACTGGAAAGGTAGACGAGTCAAAACATGTGGTTCAATATTGGTGAGCTGAATGCCTTGACTGGAAAGGTAGACGAGTCAAAACATGTGGTTCAATATTGGCGAGCTGAATGCCTTGACTGGAAAGGTAGACGAGTCAAAACATGTGGTTCAATATTGGTGAACTGTGTAGGAGAGCTGCCAACGATAAACTTGAACAGCACGATTACTGGCGGGCCAACAATGATTATGATGGCTGAATAAGCTGACTGCTCACGATGAACCTGAACCGCAGGATGTTGTCAGGCCAACGTTGTAAATGCTGGCTGCAGAAATGCTGAATAGGACTGGATGGCTGCTCACGATGAACTTGAACAGCGGGATGTTGTCAGGCCAGCGTTGTAAATGCTGGCTGTATAAGGCTGGGTGGCTGCTCACGATGAGTTGAACAGCAGGATGATGATAGGCCAACTATGTAAAACGCTGGCTGTAGAAGGCTGACTACAGGACTCGTGTAGCAGAATGATGGCTGGCCAACAATGGATGTTGGCTGTGTAGTTTGGCTGCACACGATGGACTTGAAGAGCAGGATGGTGACAGGCCAACGTTGTAAATGCTGGCAGTAGAAGGCTGAAGAACCAATGACGAACGTGGGAAGCAGCTGACCATGAAGAACTGGGCAGCAGTGATATGACTGGCCAACGTTGTAAATGCTGGCTGTAGTAGGCTGGCTACAGGACTCGTGTAGCAGAATGATGACTGGCCAACAATGGATGTTGGCTGTGTAGGATGGCTGTACACGATGGACTTGAACAGCAGGATGATGACAGGCCAACGTTGTAAATGCTGGCAGTAGAAGGCTGGCTACAGGAACTCGTGTAGCAGAATGATGAGGGGCCAACGATGATGATGTTGGCTGAACAATAAGCTGGCCACCACCTTCACTGACTAaagctccggttcgaaggaccaaaATGTTCAGAAGCTAAATTAGAGCATAGGCCGGCAGTGGGTTTTCTCTTCAATGTATTGCGAGTAAGATTTGTCTGCCAGAATGGCAGTATGACTATGAGAGTTAACGATGTTGACGTAGCAATGGTATAAGCGATGGTGCCTGAAAGGCAAGATAGATTTTAGGAAATAAGACTAACATGATAAACAGAATAGGGCAATACCTGCAAAGCAGAAAATAGAACACAATGGCTCACAGGCTATTTGACCACAGAAATGAGGCAAGGCAGAATAGTTCCAGAGTGAACTGCGATAAGACAATGACAcggaattaataaataatatataCATAGAACACAACACGTTGGACTAACCTTGTGAGACAAAGACCGAACAGAAATCACAGAAAGAAAGACAAGTAACGGTGATCTTCGAGAACAGAATGTCACACTCGACTTCAAAACGTGCAAGAAGCAGACGACTAATAGGAAAATATAGTGACAGCGAGAAATAAAGGCGAGGACGTTGCCAGATTGCAATAAATCGGCTCAAAGACAGAATTTCGCCGGAACACACGTTATGCTTCTTCAATATGCTATGATGCTTATTGGCGCATACAAAACTAACATACCAAGAAATCCTTCGGATATCGAAAAAGGACAACTGATTTTGAAAAGGTATTCTTCAGAACTGTCTGATCTGGGTATTTCATGTCTTTTTGTTAGTTACCAAATAATTCATTTGCATGAAGatgtgaaaaattttcagaattcGGTAGAAGCCAACTGTGCGTTTGAGTTAAAATCATTCCTACGTTTTTTTCGTAGAGCTATTCGAAATGGATACATACTAACCCAACAGATCAGAAATAGACTCGTTGAAAAATCCAAATGTCAGTTGGAAACTATTTCTTCTGGTCTGATTATTTCCAACAAATTTGAACTTGAGCTTGAGACACCAAAAAGATTTTCCCATGATGAtggttttcgaaattttttcatcATGGTGACAAATGGccaaaaaaacttattttcaaaaactatgctctttcaaataaatttccgAATAACGTTTACTCGATGAAAGATGGGTCGGTAGTAGTTTGAGCTAATTTCAAATCTGGAGAAAACATCCTCTTTTTAATCaacaattaattaacaaaCATTCAATAAATTGAGTTGTccttgagttgagcaaaccgTATGTTGCAACttgcaaaaaattgaaaacatcctcttttcaattaacaattaattaacaaaCATTCAATAAATTGAGTTGTtcttgagttgagcaaaccgTATGTTGCAACTTGCCACCGAATTTCATATTAATCGCGCATCTGAGTTTATGTAAACAGCAAGCCGTGTGGCCAGTTAAAGCAATTTCAGCCGAATACTATGTTCTTTCATTAGGTCCCGTTGAAACACCATACACCAGACATTTAAAATCCCAAACAAAACAGGTACATTAGTCCCCTTCTGCACACAatgaatatttgatttttatttattatgaaaAACAGTAGTCCTCAATACAAAATGCTGTTCTTTTTCTACTactatttttcctttattagCATTATCCACAAATCGCTATTAACTTGCTATTATTGCGTAATTCTATCTTCTAAAGGTCCCTCCAGACTGGCACTTTCGTATGCCTTTATGCCGTTAGGCGCTTACGTCAAACTAATTTGTTGCATTATTTTGGGCTATAtacgcaaaaactttgtcaGGAAGAcgtaacgaaataaaaaagcgTTTTCAAAACGGGGTGAAATTTGA is a genomic window of Daphnia pulicaria isolate SC F1-1A chromosome 2, SC_F0-13Bv2, whole genome shotgun sequence containing:
- the LOC124327882 gene encoding uncharacterized protein LOC124327882, with product MPSPGFRSSQEEEEGRKVNQSAGDVELTKRRRISVRSQITSTIRQIRTNIDQCGSRGGITGLVKHLQDLATTSTLLHTFLLTVEDASEKDRQEERHRSYVQQVGEAVAEAEEHLKSRAGEAPSGVNDSIKQDSKRAVRASEEEIRGAQQTRTQAEQSRRKAEVALQKLQTVDSDLDKLSSVSNGGQFQPFSRLAAEPTPPIQKASVCFAARVNQVSSKHSSISHISWKSASHPFCFKCEGEQSLESHGAFKSSSAGERVSFRVKHRLCFGNPKPSQSIRVCHLRKPCSQSGRALFCHALLPDVKRVNSHASIVIYPATLLIDNKGHQRVEMGSNSTLMQQGFPSLLKLCDDHLILSSSSPILNVIRVRNVIDYPLQRSSFSMGGSVHPTTSIVCSTLPTVTTDTSITDWPVPKERWKDHPNLSVSTTCGMVDILIGNGLLPRVTAVRANTIIRSTRLVQPADAMNQSRETDNFDTEYQVTGMSEDHRKTVSILDGGTRKFSAEDCVKRMLSDVNLHLQDWIPNSSEFIQSVVRGPHITCIF